The following are encoded in a window of Schistocerca nitens isolate TAMUIC-IGC-003100 chromosome 9, iqSchNite1.1, whole genome shotgun sequence genomic DNA:
- the LOC126203511 gene encoding endocuticle structural glycoprotein ABD-4-like codes for MMKLVSLIVAALLAVTTAQRYNLSPADLRAVPIIAYNNVPHAAADGSYEYGYETGNGILAQEKGFVKNLGFVDQETQVAQGSYSYTGPDGVVYTVTYTADENGFQPQGAHLPTPPPIPAAIQRALDFIASQPPQPENAGRK; via the exons ATGATGAAGCTG GTCTCCCTGATCGTCGCTGCCCTGTTGGCGGTGACCACCGCCCAGAGGTACAACCTGAGCCCTGCCGACTTGAGGGCGGTGCCCATCATCGCCTACAACAACGTCCCGCACGCAGCCGCCGACGGATCCTACGAATACGG ATACGAGACAGGCAACGGCATCTTGGCCCAGGAGAAGGGCTTCGTCAAGAACCTGGGCTTCGTCGACCAGGAGACACAAGTGGCCCAGGGGTCGTACTCGTACACCGGCCCTGACGGCGTCGTCTACACCGTCACCTACACGGCCGACGAGAACGGCTTCCAGCCTCAGGGAGCCCACCTGCCCACCCCACCACCGATCCCAGCGGCGATCCAGCGCGCCCTCGACTTCATCGCCAGCCAACCGCCGCAGCCCGAGAACGCCGGCAGGAAGTAG